The Pedobacter roseus genome contains a region encoding:
- the dnaA gene encoding chromosomal replication initiator protein DnaA: MEKTCTEVWKNCLQIIKDNIPNQSFKTWFEPITALKLEGKVLTIQVPSLFFYEWLEEHYVGLLRKTVKKQLGEDGRLEYNIVVDKSSNSGNPYTTNMPSNGNGAEAKVQSMPIPVSINKDIKNPFIIPGLKKLNVDPQLNSNYTFENYIEGDCNRLARSAGYAVAAKPGGTSFNPLMIYGGVGLGKTHLAQAIGNEIKRSMPDKLVIYVSCEKFCQQFVDSLKNNTINDFVNFYQAMDVIIMDDVHNFAGKEKTQDIFFHIFNHLHQSGKQVILTSDKAPKDLAGLEERLLSRFKWGLSADLQIPDLETRIAILRKKMYADGIELPGEVVEYVAHNIDNNVRELEGAMVSLLAQATLNKKEIDLALAKQMLKNFIKNTSKEISMEYIQKLVCEYFEVPVDMVKSQTRKREIVQARQISMYLSKSHTKSSLKTIGAFFGGRDHSTVIYACQTVEDLIDTDKKFKAYVHDIQKKLKMS; this comes from the coding sequence ATGGAAAAAACTTGTACAGAAGTGTGGAAGAACTGTCTTCAAATTATTAAGGATAACATTCCGAACCAAAGTTTCAAAACTTGGTTCGAGCCAATAACGGCTCTTAAATTGGAAGGCAAGGTTTTAACCATACAGGTGCCAAGTTTGTTCTTTTACGAATGGCTTGAAGAACATTATGTAGGCTTGCTACGTAAGACTGTAAAAAAGCAACTTGGAGAGGATGGCAGGTTGGAATATAACATCGTTGTAGATAAATCATCAAACAGCGGTAATCCTTATACTACCAATATGCCCTCAAATGGAAATGGAGCGGAGGCAAAGGTACAATCGATGCCGATTCCGGTTTCCATTAATAAGGATATAAAAAATCCTTTTATCATTCCCGGATTAAAAAAATTAAATGTTGATCCACAATTAAACTCTAACTATACTTTCGAAAATTATATTGAGGGAGATTGCAACCGCTTGGCGCGTTCTGCAGGTTACGCTGTGGCTGCTAAACCAGGAGGTACGTCTTTTAACCCTTTAATGATTTACGGTGGAGTAGGTTTGGGTAAAACCCACCTGGCGCAGGCAATCGGTAATGAGATTAAACGCAGCATGCCAGATAAATTGGTGATCTACGTAAGTTGTGAGAAATTCTGTCAGCAGTTTGTAGACTCCTTAAAAAACAACACCATTAACGATTTCGTTAACTTTTACCAGGCAATGGATGTAATCATCATGGATGATGTACACAACTTTGCAGGTAAAGAAAAAACACAGGATATTTTCTTCCACATCTTTAACCACTTACACCAATCGGGTAAACAGGTAATCTTAACATCTGATAAAGCACCGAAAGATTTAGCTGGTTTGGAAGAACGTTTGTTAAGCCGTTTCAAATGGGGCTTATCTGCTGACCTGCAGATTCCTGATCTTGAAACGCGTATTGCCATCTTAAGAAAGAAAATGTATGCCGATGGTATTGAGTTACCGGGCGAAGTTGTAGAATATGTTGCACACAACATTGATAACAACGTACGTGAGCTTGAAGGTGCTATGGTATCGCTTTTAGCGCAGGCTACTTTGAATAAAAAAGAAATTGATTTAGCACTTGCTAAACAGATGTTGAAAAACTTTATCAAAAATACTTCAAAAGAAATTTCAATGGAATACATCCAGAAATTGGTTTGCGAGTATTTTGAGGTTCCGGTTGATATGGTTAAATCGCAAACACGTAAACGTGAAATTGTTCAGGCCCGTCAGATTTCGATGTACCTTTCAAAAAGCCATACCAAATCATCATTGAAAACAATCGGCGCTTTCTTCGGTGGCCGCGATCACAGTACTGTAATTTACGCTTGCCAAACGGTAGAAGATTTAATCGATACCGATAAAAAGTTTAAAGCTTACGTACACGATATCCAAAAGAAATTAAAAATGAGCTAA
- a CDS encoding TPM domain-containing protein gives MKKIFLLSLLCLFFNFTFAQDFPEKPNTLVNDYANVLSADQKQALESKLVTFNDSSSTQIAIAILKSVGDYDINEYAVGLLRKWGVGQSGKNNGIMIVVAVGDRKISIQTGYGLEGALPDIYAKRIIDNDVKPNFKAGNYYAGLDEATTSIIKYTRGEYKNDNPKTSSKGGGGSGSIAIIIIIIVVIIIIMRKGGGGGSQVIGGRGASNALFWALLFGGGGGDRGSGWGGGGSSGGGGGFGGFGGGSGGGGGASGSW, from the coding sequence ATGAAGAAAATATTCCTTTTATCGCTCCTTTGCCTGTTCTTCAATTTTACCTTTGCACAGGATTTTCCAGAAAAGCCCAACACTTTGGTTAACGATTATGCGAATGTGTTATCGGCCGATCAGAAACAGGCACTCGAAAGCAAACTGGTAACTTTTAACGATTCCTCTTCGACGCAAATTGCCATTGCCATATTAAAATCGGTTGGCGATTATGATATTAATGAATACGCGGTAGGGCTGCTCAGAAAATGGGGAGTTGGTCAAAGTGGCAAAAACAACGGTATTATGATTGTTGTTGCTGTTGGCGATAGAAAAATTTCTATTCAAACAGGATACGGCCTGGAAGGCGCATTACCAGATATTTATGCTAAACGGATCATCGATAACGACGTTAAACCAAATTTTAAAGCTGGTAATTATTATGCCGGCCTGGATGAAGCTACTACATCGATTATTAAATATACCAGAGGCGAATATAAAAATGATAATCCCAAAACCTCTTCAAAGGGGGGAGGTGGCTCAGGCAGCATTGCCATTATCATCATCATTATTGTTGTAATTATCATCATTATGCGAAAAGGTGGAGGAGGTGGCAGTCAGGTTATTGGCGGTCGTGGAGCATCTAACGCCTTATTTTGGGCATTACTTTTTGGTGGTGGTGGCGGAGACCGTGGCAGTGGCTGGGGCGGTGGTGGTTCATCAGGAGGCGGTGGTGGTTTTGGTGGTTTTGGCGGAGGAAGTGGTGGCGGTGGCGGCGCAAGCGGAAGCTGGTAG
- a CDS encoding HesB/IscA family protein, which produces MSTTVDTAFAPVTFSEGAAKELYKLKDQQEIGEDYGLRVGVEGGGCAGMNYILGFDQRKEGDQEYFIDGIKVFMNKAHQMYLMGMMIDWQDGLNSRGFTFVNPNATSTCGCGTSFSA; this is translated from the coding sequence ATGAGCACAACAGTTGATACAGCATTTGCACCGGTTACTTTTTCGGAAGGAGCAGCTAAAGAGTTATATAAATTAAAAGATCAGCAGGAGATCGGTGAGGATTACGGATTACGTGTTGGCGTAGAGGGCGGTGGTTGCGCTGGTATGAATTACATTTTGGGTTTCGATCAGAGAAAAGAAGGCGATCAGGAATATTTTATTGATGGCATTAAAGTTTTCATGAACAAAGCACACCAGATGTACTTAATGGGCATGATGATTGATTGGCAGGATGGTTTAAACTCACGTGGTTTTACCTTTGTTAACCCTAACGCAACCAGCACCTGTGGCTGTGGTACGAGTTTCTCGGCATAA
- a CDS encoding ABC transporter permease, with the protein MNYRENIRLALESIKGNRLRTMLTALIIAIGLMALVGILTTLDAVKKSMTDAFSSMGANSFTIRNRGTGIRIGNGKRPKPFKAIRYEDAVKFKDSLNTPATVAVSVFASGGSTVKYGSLKTNPNINVQGIDENGLASQGLNLSQGRNFSFSEIQLGSNVCIVGGEVVEKLFKDADPLDKLINVGNNRFKIVGILEKKGSSMGFSGDRAVYVPLIKAKQINANANPSYTITVMVPSNEMQENIIGESTALFRNIRKVKVNETNNFEITKSDAIAQTLFENLAFVAIGGVAIGIITLIGASIGLMNIMLVSVTERTREIGIRKAIGANPKVIRRQFLIEAVVICLIGGVFGIFLGIVLGNLISLAMGGSFLIPWLFIIGGFVLCVLVGILSGYYPAKKASKLDPVEALRYE; encoded by the coding sequence ATGAATTACAGAGAAAACATCAGACTGGCATTAGAATCTATTAAAGGTAACCGTTTGCGTACCATGCTTACTGCCTTGATTATTGCCATCGGTTTAATGGCTTTAGTTGGGATTTTGACCACGCTGGATGCTGTAAAGAAAAGTATGACGGATGCTTTTAGTAGCATGGGGGCCAATTCATTCACGATCAGGAACCGGGGTACGGGAATCAGGATCGGCAATGGTAAAAGACCAAAACCTTTTAAGGCCATCCGTTACGAAGATGCTGTTAAGTTTAAGGATAGCCTAAATACCCCGGCCACTGTTGCAGTGAGTGTTTTTGCCAGTGGTGGTTCTACCGTAAAATACGGCAGCTTAAAAACCAATCCCAATATCAATGTTCAGGGGATTGATGAAAATGGTTTAGCCTCGCAGGGTTTAAATCTTTCACAAGGAAGAAATTTTAGTTTTTCCGAAATACAGTTGGGAAGCAATGTTTGTATTGTAGGAGGTGAAGTGGTTGAAAAACTATTCAAAGATGCCGATCCATTGGATAAACTAATTAACGTAGGTAACAATCGCTTTAAAATTGTTGGTATATTGGAGAAAAAGGGATCGAGCATGGGCTTTAGCGGCGATAGAGCGGTTTATGTTCCGCTTATCAAAGCAAAACAGATTAATGCCAATGCCAATCCATCTTATACCATAACCGTAATGGTTCCAAGCAATGAAATGCAGGAAAATATTATCGGCGAGTCTACGGCATTATTCAGGAATATCCGTAAGGTAAAGGTAAATGAAACCAATAACTTCGAAATCACCAAGAGTGATGCCATAGCCCAAACTTTATTCGAAAACCTGGCATTTGTTGCCATCGGTGGTGTTGCAATTGGTATCATTACATTAATCGGTGCCTCCATCGGATTAATGAATATCATGTTGGTATCGGTAACGGAACGTACACGCGAAATTGGGATTCGTAAAGCTATTGGCGCTAATCCAAAGGTAATCCGTCGCCAGTTTTTAATTGAGGCAGTAGTGATCTGTTTAATCGGTGGTGTGTTTGGTATTTTCCTGGGGATCGTTTTAGGTAACCTGATTTCCCTTGCCATGGGTGGTTCATTCTTAATTCCCTGGTTATTTATTATCGGTGGTTTTGTGCTTTGTGTATTAGTAGGAATTCTTTCAGGATATTACCCTGCTAAAAAGGCTTCGAAACTGGATCCTGTGGAGGCGTTGAGGTACGAATAA
- a CDS encoding TPM domain-containing protein, which yields MPLFSDIEQEKIANAIADAEKATSGEIRIAIDKLCEGDPYEKAIEYFNKLDMDKTARRNGVLIYIAHADHKFAIIGDVGINQRVPENFWETTKIAMTAHFAKGNLADGIIAGVALAGEKLALFFPTQKGDINELPNDIVFMDNLENK from the coding sequence ATGCCGTTATTTTCAGATATAGAACAAGAAAAAATAGCAAACGCGATAGCTGATGCGGAGAAAGCTACTTCGGGAGAAATCAGAATTGCAATTGATAAACTTTGCGAAGGCGATCCATACGAAAAGGCCATCGAATATTTCAATAAGCTTGACATGGATAAAACCGCCAGAAGAAATGGTGTATTGATTTACATTGCGCATGCAGACCATAAATTTGCCATTATCGGCGATGTAGGTATTAATCAGCGGGTACCAGAAAATTTCTGGGAAACGACTAAAATTGCCATGACCGCACATTTTGCCAAAGGAAATTTAGCCGATGGTATAATTGCAGGTGTTGCATTGGCAGGAGAAAAACTGGCTTTATTTTTCCCGACACAAAAAGGCGACATTAATGAGCTGCCAAATGATATTGTTTTTATGGATAACCTAGAAAATAAATAA
- a CDS encoding UDP-glucuronic acid decarboxylase family protein: MGKKRILITGAAGFLGSHLCDRFVKEGYHVIGMDNLITGDMANIEHLFKLENFEFYNHDVSKFVHIPGKLDYILHFASPASPIDYLKIPIQTLKVGSLGTHNLLGLARGKKARMLIASTSEVYGDPNVNPQPEEYWGNVNPVGPRGVYDEAKRFQEAITMAYHTFHGVETRIVRIFNTYGPRMRLNDGRVLPAFIGQALRGEDLTIFGDGSQTRSFCYVDDLIEGIYRLLMSDYAQPVNIGNPDEITIKQFCEEIIKLTGTTQKIVYKELPQDDPKQRRPDITKAREILGWEPKIGRAEGLKITYEYFKSLPAEALEKIEHKDFTTFNR, translated from the coding sequence ATGGGGAAGAAAAGAATATTGATTACAGGTGCTGCCGGATTTTTAGGCTCACATCTTTGCGATCGTTTTGTAAAGGAAGGTTATCACGTCATCGGAATGGATAACCTGATTACAGGTGATATGGCAAATATCGAACACCTGTTCAAACTGGAGAATTTTGAGTTTTACAACCACGATGTTTCCAAATTTGTGCATATTCCAGGTAAACTTGATTATATCCTTCATTTTGCTTCACCGGCTAGTCCGATTGATTACCTTAAAATCCCGATCCAGACGCTTAAAGTAGGTTCATTGGGTACACACAACCTGTTGGGTTTGGCACGTGGTAAAAAAGCAAGGATGCTGATAGCTTCAACATCTGAAGTATACGGAGATCCGAATGTAAACCCACAGCCCGAAGAATATTGGGGTAACGTAAATCCTGTTGGTCCGCGTGGCGTATACGATGAGGCCAAACGTTTCCAGGAAGCCATCACCATGGCCTACCATACATTTCATGGGGTAGAAACAAGGATTGTAAGGATTTTTAATACTTATGGCCCAAGAATGCGCCTGAATGATGGTCGTGTTTTACCTGCTTTTATCGGGCAGGCATTAAGAGGGGAAGATTTAACTATCTTTGGTGATGGAAGCCAGACCCGTTCTTTCTGTTATGTTGATGATCTGATCGAAGGGATTTACCGTTTATTGATGAGCGATTATGCCCAGCCGGTAAACATCGGTAACCCGGATGAAATTACCATCAAACAGTTCTGTGAAGAAATTATCAAACTTACCGGTACCACACAGAAAATTGTGTACAAAGAACTGCCACAGGATGACCCGAAACAACGCAGACCGGATATTACAAAAGCGAGGGAGATTTTGGGTTGGGAACCTAAAATAGGACGTGCAGAAGGATTAAAGATTACATACGAGTATTTTAAATCATTGCCTGCTGAGGCTTTGGAAAAAATAGAACATAAAGATTTTACCACATTTAACCGTTAA
- a CDS encoding tyrosine-protein phosphatase yields MFGLFKKKKIAPEFNFSGIKTDMHSHIIPGIDDGAQNLKDALLLAKKFKALGYQKLIATPHIMADYFRNTPDTINRGLDILRKGLEENEIALEVNAAAEYYLDETLEKKIRQKEVLTFGENYMLFELSYINPPQNLIDFIKTIQDAGYKPVLAHPERYPYYYSSFESYHQIRETGCLLQLNSIALTGYYGSGAKKVAEEMVENHLVDFLGSDMHHLKHAAALEDSLSTPLMQQLLTQHQLNNALL; encoded by the coding sequence ATGTTCGGATTATTTAAAAAGAAAAAAATAGCACCCGAATTTAATTTCTCCGGTATTAAAACCGATATGCACTCGCACATCATTCCGGGGATTGATGATGGAGCACAAAACCTTAAAGACGCATTACTGCTGGCCAAAAAGTTTAAAGCTTTAGGTTATCAGAAACTGATTGCTACGCCGCACATTATGGCCGATTATTTCCGTAATACGCCAGATACTATTAACCGTGGATTGGATATTTTAAGAAAAGGCCTGGAAGAAAATGAAATCGCTTTAGAAGTTAATGCTGCTGCTGAATATTACCTGGATGAAACTTTAGAGAAAAAAATCAGGCAGAAAGAGGTGCTCACCTTTGGCGAAAATTACATGCTGTTCGAACTTTCCTACATCAATCCGCCTCAAAACCTGATCGATTTTATTAAAACCATACAGGATGCCGGCTACAAACCTGTATTGGCCCATCCCGAAAGGTATCCATACTATTATAGTTCTTTCGAAAGCTACCACCAGATCAGGGAAACTGGTTGTTTATTGCAGTTAAATTCGATTGCTTTAACAGGATATTATGGATCTGGTGCAAAAAAAGTAGCAGAAGAAATGGTCGAAAACCACCTGGTCGATTTCTTAGGCAGCGATATGCACCACTTGAAACATGCCGCCGCACTCGAAGATAGCCTCAGCACACCTTTAATGCAGCAGCTGCTAACGCAACATCAGCTTAATAACGCGTTGCTTTAG
- a CDS encoding NUDIX hydrolase, with translation MIIEKWQKLASKYLVREKWATLRVDEVKLPDGIVKDDYYVLEYPNWVNAIALTAEGKIIMVRQYRHAADIVSLEVPGGVMDGDEAPEFAIKRELLEETGYSFETCKLIAELYPNPATSNNRTFTYFLTGGVKTHEQHLDEHEILNVEEYTVGEVKQFIKDNKIAQALHVAALFYGLAEIEKL, from the coding sequence ATGATTATAGAAAAGTGGCAGAAACTTGCCTCTAAATATTTAGTAAGAGAAAAGTGGGCTACCTTAAGGGTAGATGAAGTTAAACTTCCGGATGGAATTGTAAAAGATGATTATTATGTACTGGAATACCCAAACTGGGTTAATGCCATTGCATTAACGGCTGAAGGAAAAATTATTATGGTACGCCAGTATCGCCATGCTGCAGATATTGTTTCGCTTGAAGTTCCGGGTGGCGTAATGGATGGTGATGAAGCACCGGAGTTTGCTATTAAACGCGAGCTTTTAGAAGAAACGGGTTATAGTTTTGAAACCTGCAAATTGATAGCTGAGCTTTACCCTAACCCTGCCACATCAAATAACAGAACTTTCACCTATTTTTTAACAGGTGGTGTTAAAACGCACGAGCAGCATTTAGATGAACATGAAATTTTAAATGTAGAAGAATATACTGTAGGCGAGGTAAAACAGTTTATAAAGGATAATAAAATAGCACAAGCCCTGCACGTTGCAGCGCTGTTTTACGGTTTAGCCGAGATAGAGAAACTTTAA
- a CDS encoding LemA family protein, producing MKRLIFGILAAVIAVSTLSSCGYNSMVKLDENVKSKWGTVQTQYQRRADLIPNLVATVKGAAKFEQGTLTAVTEARAKATQMTVSTDDLSPENIKKFQAAQGELSQALGKLLSITENYPELRATQQFSDLSAQLESTENRITVARKDFNDAVQEYNGKIRSFPTNLTAGMFGFKPKGYFEADASAKNAPKVEF from the coding sequence ATGAAAAGATTAATATTTGGAATTTTAGCTGCAGTAATTGCAGTGAGCACTTTAAGTTCGTGCGGTTATAACAGCATGGTTAAACTTGATGAGAACGTTAAATCGAAATGGGGAACAGTACAAACCCAATATCAGAGAAGAGCAGATTTGATTCCGAACCTGGTAGCAACCGTAAAAGGAGCCGCTAAATTTGAACAGGGTACATTAACTGCGGTGACTGAAGCACGTGCAAAAGCAACCCAAATGACGGTGAGTACGGATGATTTATCGCCAGAAAACATCAAGAAATTCCAGGCTGCACAAGGAGAATTAAGTCAGGCTTTGGGTAAATTATTATCCATTACCGAGAATTATCCTGAATTAAGGGCTACACAACAGTTTAGCGATTTATCGGCTCAGCTGGAAAGTACCGAAAACAGGATTACTGTTGCACGTAAAGACTTTAATGATGCTGTGCAGGAATATAATGGTAAAATCAGGTCGTTCCCTACCAATTTAACAGCCGGAATGTTCGGTTTTAAACCAAAAGGATATTTCGAGGCTGATGCGTCTGCAAAAAATGCACCTAAAGTAGAGTTTTAA
- a CDS encoding acyl-CoA mutase large subunit family protein, whose product MSDKKHTTTSGIEIKPLYTQAKPMDERPGEFPFTRGIQKDMYRGRLWTMRQYAGFSTAEESNKRYHYLLAQGTTGLSVAFDLPTQIGYDSDHEMADGEVGKVGVAIDSLKDIEILFEGILLKDITTSMTINATASILLAMYIALAKKQGADLKQISGTIQNDILKEYAARGTYIYPPKQSMRLITDIFEFCSKEVPKWNTISISGYHIREAGSTAVQELAFTLANGKTYLKAALDKGLDINVFAKRLSFFFNCHNNFFEEIAKFRAARRMWAKITKDLGATDEKAQMLRFHTQTGGSTLTAQQPLNNVIRVSNQAMAAVLGGTQSLHTNGYDEALSLPTESAAKIALRTQQIIAFESGVTDTVDPLAGSFFVENLTDEVEAAAWAYIDRIDAMGGSVNAIESDYMQNEIASASYQYQKEIESGERISVGVNKFTQQEEGLTEVFNIDDSIRKLQSEKLDYLKSTRDQVAVEKALQQLSEAAKGETNLMPLIIDAVEKYATLGEIADVFRASFGIY is encoded by the coding sequence ATGAGCGATAAAAAACATACCACCACTTCAGGCATTGAAATAAAGCCTCTGTACACTCAGGCGAAGCCGATGGATGAGCGTCCGGGCGAATTTCCCTTCACCAGGGGAATCCAAAAAGATATGTACCGTGGACGTTTATGGACGATGAGGCAGTATGCCGGTTTTTCTACCGCTGAAGAATCTAACAAACGTTATCATTATCTATTGGCGCAGGGAACAACAGGTTTATCGGTGGCGTTTGATCTCCCTACACAGATCGGTTACGATTCCGATCATGAAATGGCTGATGGTGAAGTAGGGAAGGTCGGGGTAGCTATCGACTCCCTAAAAGATATAGAAATCCTCTTCGAGGGTATTCTATTGAAGGATATTACCACCTCGATGACCATAAATGCAACCGCTTCAATTTTATTGGCCATGTACATTGCGCTGGCAAAAAAGCAGGGAGCGGATTTAAAACAGATTTCGGGCACCATTCAGAATGATATATTAAAAGAGTACGCCGCCAGGGGGACTTATATTTATCCACCAAAACAATCCATGCGGTTGATCACTGATATTTTTGAATTTTGTAGCAAAGAAGTTCCCAAGTGGAATACCATTTCTATCTCTGGTTATCATATACGCGAAGCTGGGTCAACGGCCGTGCAAGAACTTGCTTTTACATTGGCTAATGGAAAAACTTATTTGAAAGCCGCATTAGATAAAGGTTTGGATATTAATGTTTTTGCAAAACGTTTGTCGTTCTTTTTTAACTGCCATAATAATTTCTTTGAAGAAATTGCCAAGTTTAGGGCAGCAAGGCGGATGTGGGCAAAAATTACCAAAGATTTGGGCGCAACAGATGAAAAAGCCCAAATGTTAAGGTTTCATACGCAAACCGGTGGTTCTACTTTAACGGCACAACAACCGCTAAATAACGTCATCCGGGTGAGTAACCAGGCCATGGCAGCCGTTTTAGGCGGTACGCAGTCGCTCCATACCAATGGCTATGATGAGGCACTTTCTCTCCCAACCGAGTCGGCAGCTAAGATCGCTTTACGTACCCAACAGATTATTGCCTTTGAGAGTGGGGTTACCGACACTGTAGATCCACTGGCGGGATCATTCTTTGTAGAGAACCTTACTGATGAAGTTGAGGCTGCTGCATGGGCTTATATCGATCGGATAGATGCCATGGGCGGTTCTGTGAATGCCATCGAAAGCGATTATATGCAAAATGAAATTGCCAGCGCATCTTATCAATATCAGAAAGAAATTGAAAGTGGAGAGCGAATCTCCGTTGGGGTAAATAAATTTACACAGCAAGAGGAAGGTTTAACTGAGGTTTTCAATATAGACGATTCCATCCGCAAGCTGCAATCTGAAAAGCTCGATTACTTAAAATCAACCCGTGACCAGGTTGCAGTAGAAAAAGCATTACAGCAATTGAGCGAAGCTGCCAAAGGCGAAACCAACCTGATGCCTTTGATTATTGATGCCGTTGAAAAATATGCTACCCTTGGCGAAATTGCAGACGTGTTCAGGGCCAGCTTTGGAATATACTAA
- a CDS encoding DUF7935 family protein — translation MNTQQILIDVVILFAGLFAALMAVYYILKSDIQRFFDLKNIELNKESRAHILPLRLQAHERLIIFIDRINPANLLVRLHQQGISIAVLQAGILNELRSEYQHNITQQLYVDSVTWNVVRKLKDDTIAMINNAVQGLPADANGIELSKAILQHMASINENPYDLTIELIKKDIHRLF, via the coding sequence ATGAATACCCAACAGATTTTGATAGATGTAGTGATCTTATTTGCAGGCCTTTTTGCCGCGTTAATGGCCGTTTATTATATTTTAAAGAGCGATATCCAACGATTTTTTGACCTTAAAAATATTGAACTCAATAAAGAAAGCAGGGCACACATTTTACCCTTAAGATTGCAGGCACACGAGCGTTTAATCATATTTATCGACCGAATTAACCCTGCAAACCTGCTTGTGCGTTTGCATCAGCAGGGCATCAGCATAGCTGTTTTACAGGCGGGCATTTTAAATGAGTTGCGCTCAGAGTATCAGCATAACATTACCCAGCAACTATACGTAGATAGTGTAACCTGGAATGTGGTGCGCAAACTGAAAGATGATACCATCGCAATGATCAATAATGCTGTACAGGGTTTACCTGCAGATGCAAACGGAATTGAACTGAGTAAAGCAATTTTGCAGCACATGGCCAGCATAAATGAGAATCCTTATGATTTAACGATTGAGTTAATTAAGAAGGATATACATAGACTATTTTAG
- the galE gene encoding UDP-glucose 4-epimerase GalE, translating to MAKILVTGGTGYIGSHTAVELHNAGYEVVIIDNLSNSNIKILTQLHAITGKWFDFHEIDLQDEKAVQGFAENNNDIDGIIHFAASKAVGESVEQPLKYYKNNFYGLINLLTSFNRKINFVFSSSCTVYGQPETLPVTEAAPVQKAESPYGNTKQIAEEILAETAAVTPDLNVIALRYFNPVGAHETALIGELPNGVPANLVPFITQSAIGKRGPITVYGDDYNTPDGSAIRDYIHVVDLAKAHVAAIKKLENGNPNGNYDVFNIGTGKGSSVLEIIAAFEKVNGEKLDYKIGPRRAGDIVQIYGDVQKSNNELGWKANLDINEMMRSAWEWEKYIKANPF from the coding sequence ATGGCAAAAATATTAGTTACTGGTGGAACAGGATACATAGGTTCGCACACAGCTGTAGAGTTACATAACGCAGGATACGAAGTTGTAATTATCGATAACCTTTCTAACTCGAATATCAAAATTTTAACCCAGCTGCATGCCATCACCGGCAAATGGTTCGATTTTCATGAAATCGATCTTCAGGATGAAAAAGCGGTGCAGGGATTTGCAGAAAACAACAATGATATCGACGGGATTATCCATTTTGCTGCTTCAAAGGCAGTAGGCGAATCGGTAGAACAACCATTAAAATATTATAAAAACAACTTCTACGGATTGATTAACCTGCTGACCTCGTTTAACAGGAAAATTAATTTTGTATTTTCTTCTTCATGTACCGTTTACGGTCAGCCAGAAACTTTGCCCGTAACTGAAGCTGCACCAGTTCAGAAAGCCGAATCTCCTTATGGCAATACCAAACAGATTGCTGAAGAAATATTGGCAGAAACCGCCGCGGTAACCCCTGATTTAAATGTAATCGCTTTGCGTTACTTTAACCCGGTTGGTGCCCACGAAACGGCGCTGATCGGTGAATTGCCAAACGGTGTTCCTGCAAACCTGGTTCCTTTTATTACCCAGTCGGCTATTGGTAAACGCGGTCCGATTACGGTTTATGGTGATGATTACAATACACCTGATGGTTCAGCCATCCGCGATTATATCCATGTGGTAGATCTTGCTAAAGCACACGTTGCCGCGATTAAAAAATTAGAAAATGGAAACCCTAACGGCAATTACGATGTTTTCAATATCGGTACCGGTAAAGGATCTTCAGTTTTAGAGATCATTGCCGCTTTCGAAAAAGTAAACGGAGAAAAACTCGATTATAAAATCGGTCCAAGAAGGGCAGGGGATATTGTTCAGATTTATGGCGATGTACAGAAATCGAATAACGAACTGGGTTGGAAAGCCAATCTGGATATCAATGAAATGATGCGCTCGGCATGGGAGTGGGAAAAATACATTAAGGCTAACCCTTTTTAA